The following nucleotide sequence is from Juglans microcarpa x Juglans regia isolate MS1-56 chromosome 6D, Jm3101_v1.0, whole genome shotgun sequence.
GTGTGGGAGGTTGGCTGATTTGGAATTAGGGGAGTGGATTAGTGAGCATATAGAGGCAAATGGACTACAGAAAAACCTTCCTTTGATGACTTCTCTTGTTGATATGTACGCAAAATGTGGCGAAGTGGATACTGCACGAAGGTTGTTTGACCGGATGGGTCAAAGAGATGTTGTGGCATGGAGTGCCATGATTTCTGGATATAGCCAAGCAAATAGATGTAGAGAGGCTCTCGATCTGTTTCACGAAATGCAACAAAAGGCCAATGTGGAGCCCAATGAGGTCACCATGGTCAGTGTTCTTGATGCTTGTGCCGTCCTTGGAGCTTTTGATACTGGTAAATGGGCTCATTCCtatataaagaagaagaaaatgaaactcACTGTTAACCTTGGAACTGCACTGATAGATTTCTATGCAAAATGTGGGTCCGTAGACAGTTCTATTGAAGTATTTACAAACATGGATACGAAAAATGTATATACATGGACAGCATTAATTCAAAGTCTTGCCAGTAATGGACAGGGGAAAAGGGCTCTTGATTTCTTCTATATGATGCGGGGAAAGAATATTGAACCAAATGATGTAACTTTCATTGCTGCTCTTGCTGCTTGCAGCCATGCAGGTCTGGTTGATGAGGGTCGAAGTCTTTTCTTCAGCATGACTAAAGACTTTGGCATTGAGCCAAGAATTGAGCACTATGGTTGTATGGTAGATATTCTTGGTCGAATGGGATTGATAGAAGAggcatatcagtttataaagaACATGCCCATCCAACCCAATGCTGTTGTTTGGAGAACACTATTGGCTTCATGCAGGGTTCATAAAAATGTTGAAATTGGAGAAGAATCATTCAGGCACATAACCAGATTGGAGCCTCCTCATAGTGGGGATTACATACTTCTATCAAATATTTATGCAGTGATTGGTCGACGTGAGGATGCACTGAGGGTGAGGAGTCAGATGAGGCAGCAGAGAATTAAAAAGGCACCAGGTTGTAGCTTGATCGAGATAAATGGAGTAGTTCATGAATTTTTATCGGAAGATGATGGACATCTTGATTTTAAGGAGATATATAGCACAATCGAAGACATGATGAAACAGATAAAGTCAGCGGGTTATGAGCCTAACCCAGCAGATGCAAGACTGGATGCTGAGGAAGATTATCAGGAAGCTTCAGTCTCTCACCATAGTGAGAAGTTGGCCATTGCCTTTGGTCTTATCAGAACTCCACCCGGAACTACAATCCGAATATCAAAGAATCTTAGAGTATGTACAGACTGCCACAATGCCACAAAGATAATCTCAAGGGTCTATAATAGAGAAATCATAGTTAGGGATCGGAATCGCTTCCATCATTTCAAAGACggatcttgttcttgcaacgaCTACTGGTAAACCCCACACTCTAGATACATTGCACGACTTATTAAAGAAAACTTTCCCAATTGTAGAACAAAGAGAATAAAGAGATCTATTGTCAACCTCATAATGGGTGTGAGCTTGACTTggagattttgtaaaaaaagaaagcaatgcGATTTCGTTCGTCCAACAATCTTCAGAACCACTGATTGAGGATTATTTAGCTT
It contains:
- the LOC121235210 gene encoding pentatricopeptide repeat-containing protein At2g29760, chloroplastic-like, whose amino-acid sequence is MPCTLSVFPAITAIPQFPENPRALILEQCKTTKDINQIHAHLLKTRLVLNPAVAENLLESTAILLPNTMDYALSIFGEMDEPDSSAYNIIIRGLTYKQSPHEAVLMFKTMLENSVEPNEFTFPSILKACSRLRALREGEQVHAHFVKCGFGSNGYVENTLIHMYANCGRVEVARRVFDGMLTRDVVAWNSMFAGYTKSECWGEVLKLFCRMRESDVSFDEVTMISVLTACGRLADLELGEWISEHIEANGLQKNLPLMTSLVDMYAKCGEVDTARRLFDRMGQRDVVAWSAMISGYSQANRCREALDLFHEMQQKANVEPNEVTMVSVLDACAVLGAFDTGKWAHSYIKKKKMKLTVNLGTALIDFYAKCGSVDSSIEVFTNMDTKNVYTWTALIQSLASNGQGKRALDFFYMMRGKNIEPNDVTFIAALAACSHAGLVDEGRSLFFSMTKDFGIEPRIEHYGCMVDILGRMGLIEEAYQFIKNMPIQPNAVVWRTLLASCRVHKNVEIGEESFRHITRLEPPHSGDYILLSNIYAVIGRREDALRVRSQMRQQRIKKAPGCSLIEINGVVHEFLSEDDGHLDFKEIYSTIEDMMKQIKSAGYEPNPADARLDAEEDYQEASVSHHSEKLAIAFGLIRTPPGTTIRISKNLRVCTDCHNATKIISRVYNREIIVRDRNRFHHFKDGSCSCNDYW